From one Leifsonia soli genomic stretch:
- a CDS encoding ABC transporter permease has product MTALGTPPASTAPAAAVRPTLAARLGRTPWGLVAAVAFAVLLLVAVIAPQALTTHLPTAIDYQAALQPPSLVHPFGTDESGRDLYTRVVWGARDSLTIGLGAAAVGVGLALVLGTLAALGVNPVAVVIDRFVEILFAFPALLLALLLIAIAGPSAATQVFAVGIGTAPGYARMIRGQILGARESGYVEAATALGHSRWRILRAHILPNALRPLVAVFALSIGQSIVWASSLSFLGLGVAPPASEWGALLDAGRQYLTTAWWLVVIPGLVIVAVALAATTIGRHIQARLEKGERS; this is encoded by the coding sequence ATGACCGCCCTCGGCACCCCTCCCGCCAGCACCGCCCCCGCCGCCGCGGTCCGCCCGACGCTCGCCGCGCGACTCGGTCGCACGCCGTGGGGGCTCGTCGCCGCCGTGGCCTTCGCCGTCCTCCTGCTGGTCGCGGTGATCGCGCCGCAGGCGCTGACGACGCATCTGCCGACCGCGATCGACTACCAGGCGGCCCTGCAGCCGCCGAGCCTCGTGCATCCCTTCGGCACGGACGAGTCGGGCCGCGACCTCTACACCCGCGTCGTCTGGGGCGCCCGCGACTCGCTGACCATCGGTCTGGGCGCCGCGGCCGTCGGCGTCGGCCTGGCTCTGGTGCTGGGAACGCTCGCGGCCCTCGGCGTGAATCCGGTGGCCGTGGTGATCGACCGGTTCGTGGAGATCCTGTTCGCCTTCCCGGCCCTGCTGCTCGCCCTGCTGCTGATCGCGATCGCCGGGCCGAGCGCCGCGACCCAGGTCTTCGCGGTCGGTATCGGCACCGCTCCGGGGTACGCCCGGATGATCCGCGGGCAGATCCTCGGAGCGCGCGAATCGGGATACGTCGAGGCGGCGACCGCGCTCGGCCATTCGCGGTGGCGCATCCTGCGTGCGCACATCCTGCCGAACGCGCTACGGCCGCTCGTCGCGGTGTTCGCGCTGTCGATCGGGCAGTCGATCGTCTGGGCGTCGAGCCTCTCGTTCCTCGGCCTCGGCGTCGCCCCGCCCGCCTCGGAGTGGGGCGCACTGCTGGATGCGGGGCGCCAGTACCTGACGACGGCGTGGTGGCTCGTCGTCATCCCCGGACTCGTGATCGTCGCCGTGGCGCTCGCCGCGACGACCATCGGACGGCACATCCAGGCGCGCCTGGAGAAGGGAGAGCGGTCGTGA
- a CDS encoding ABC transporter permease — protein MTPTSSSEQGAAPEQGAAAGPIAQNPIRPRGGRAVAITLLRKVGAALVVLWGAATVAFFAQLALPGDRATTILNIRAGQAQARTPEELAQINQQYGLTKPVIVQYLDYLRGLVAGDFGTSYQQYRPVTAVIGEQLGSTLTLSLTAIAFAWLIMVVWVTLTAGRGPRLSGFGSTVDVVTAGLPAYWLGIILLLVFGLGLHWFPIISGSSPAGIVLPALTLAIPLAGFMAQSVRTEFERSLDQPFVLSARMRGMGEWGIRLRHVLRHAVIPAVTLSGWALGATLSGAVIVESIFSRPGIGSVLVGAVNAQDLPVVTGIVTLVAIVYVAANLIVDVVYTLIDPRLELT, from the coding sequence ATGACGCCTACTTCGTCAAGTGAGCAGGGCGCCGCGCCGGAGCAGGGCGCCGCGGCGGGGCCGATCGCGCAGAACCCGATCCGGCCCCGCGGGGGCCGCGCGGTCGCGATCACCCTGCTGCGCAAGGTCGGCGCCGCACTCGTGGTGCTGTGGGGGGCTGCGACCGTCGCCTTCTTCGCGCAGCTGGCTCTTCCCGGCGACCGCGCGACGACCATCCTCAACATCCGCGCGGGCCAGGCGCAGGCCCGGACCCCGGAGGAGCTGGCGCAGATCAACCAGCAGTACGGGCTCACGAAGCCCGTGATCGTGCAGTACCTCGACTACCTCCGCGGCCTGGTGGCCGGCGACTTCGGCACGTCGTATCAGCAGTACCGGCCCGTCACCGCCGTGATCGGCGAGCAGCTGGGCAGCACGCTCACGCTCTCGCTGACCGCCATCGCGTTCGCGTGGCTGATCATGGTGGTCTGGGTCACGCTGACCGCCGGACGCGGGCCCCGGCTGTCGGGCTTCGGGTCGACGGTGGATGTGGTGACGGCCGGGCTCCCCGCCTACTGGCTCGGCATCATCCTGCTCCTGGTGTTCGGCCTCGGGCTGCACTGGTTCCCGATCATCAGCGGCTCGTCGCCCGCGGGGATCGTGCTGCCCGCGCTGACGCTGGCCATCCCGCTCGCCGGGTTCATGGCGCAGAGCGTCCGCACCGAGTTCGAGCGCTCGCTCGATCAGCCGTTCGTGCTGTCGGCGCGGATGCGCGGGATGGGCGAGTGGGGCATCCGGCTGCGTCACGTGCTCCGGCACGCCGTCATCCCCGCCGTGACCCTGTCGGGCTGGGCGCTCGGGGCGACCCTCTCCGGCGCCGTGATCGTGGAGTCGATCTTCTCGCGCCCGGGCATCGGCTCGGTGCTGGTCGGCGCAGTCAACGCGCAGGACCTCCCCGTGGTCACCGGCATCGTCACCCTGGTGGCGATCGTCTATGTGGCCGCCAACCTCATCGTGGACGTCGTCTACACCCTCATCGATCCCCGCCTGGAGCTGACATGA